The nucleotide sequence GTGATGATTCAGCAACCTGTATATAATCCTTTTGCTCAGGTAATCCGCAATAACCATCGCGAATTAGTAAACTGTCCATTAGAGCTGAAAGATGGGCAATATTATATCAATTTTAAACTCTTTGAAAAAAAGATAAAAGGCTGTAAACTCTTCCTCTTCTGTCACCCTCATAACCCTGGCGGACGTGTATGGACGCGCGAAGAACTCGAAAAAGTAGCAACTATCTGTGCTCAGAACAACGTAATAATAGTAGCTGACGAAATCCACGCCGACCTTACCTTACTTCCCTACGAGCACATTCCGTTTGCCTCAGTAAGCGAAGAAGCTAAACAGAACTCCGTTGTATTTGCATCTCCCAGTAAGGCTTTTAATATGGCAGGCTTAGCTACCTCTTATGCGGTAATTGCTAATCCTACCCTGCGCCGTCGCTTCGAGAGCTATGTAGAAGGGAACGAATTGGCTGCCGGCAATGTCTTTGCTTTTAATACCGTTGTAGCAGCCTATAACAAAGGCGAAGAATGGTTACAACAAATGCTCACCTACGTTCAAGGTAATATTGATGAAGTGGTAAGTTATATCAAGGAAAACATACCTCAACTAAAAGTCATCATACCTCAAGCCTCTTATTTAGTGTTTATTGATTTCAGTGCATTACAGCTCAACCAAAAAGATATAGTCGCTCTATGTACCAATAGGGCGCACTTAGCCTTAAATGACGGTAGTATTTATGGTGAAGAAGGCAATGGCTATATGCGCATCAATTTAGCTTGTCCGCGTAGTGTGGTAAGGCAAGCCTTAGCTCAACTCAAAGACGCAATAACTTCAATATAAAAGTCAAGCGCCTAAATAATCAGATTATTTAGGCGCTTTTCACATTTTTATTCTCCAATATATCCAAGCTTTTAATAGAGCTCTTATCTCAATTTCAGCGTTACAATGCTAATCACCGCTAAAAAAATCCCTACAATAAGAAAGCGCATCACTATTTTACTCTCGTGATAGCCCTTCTTTTGGTAATGGTGGTGTAAAGGCGACATCAAGAAGATACGTCTACCTTCACCATACTTTTTCTTCGTATATTTAAAGTAAAACACTTGCAATATCACCGATAAGTTTTCAATGAGGAAGATACCACAGAGCACAGGCAACAAGAGTTCTTTGCGTACTGCTATGGCTATTACAGCTATAATCCCGCCTATGGTCAAACTTCCTGTATCGCCCATAAACACTTGGGCAGGATAGGTATTATACCACAAAAAGCCCACCAAAGCTCCTGCAAAAGCAGCTATGAATACCGTCATCTCCCCTACTCTTGGGATATACATAATGTTTAAGTATTCCGAGAAGATAATGTTACCCGAAATCCACGCAAATAGCCCTAATGTTAGGACTATAATAGCCGAGCTTCCCGCTGCCAATCCGTCTATACCATCAGTAAGGTTCGCACCGTTAGAAACCGCTGTAACAATAAGAATCACAATGGGAATAAACACCAGCCACACATAATGATGATAATTATCTCCTGCCCACGCAATGAGGTCAGCATAGTCAAACTCGTTATTCTTCACAAACGGAATAGTAGTTTTCGTCGATTTCACTTCTGGAACAAAATTCTCTGTGGCTGTTTCTGCTACTACTTCAGTACGTGTTCGCCCAATACCTGTTTTCTCACTCTTAATAGTTACATTATCATTGAAATAGAGCGTCGCTCCTACGATAATTCCTAAGCCTATTTGTCCTAATATTTTGAAACGTCCTTTCAGTCCGTCTTTATTCTTGCGGAAAGTCTTGATATAATCATCGACAAAGCCAATAGCTCCCATCCACACAGTAGTGATGAGTAACAATAGGGTATATACGTTATCTAACTTAGCCAACAGCAGTACAGGAATAAGCGTGGCAAGAATAATGATAATCCCCCCCATAGTAGGAGTGCCTGCTTTCTCATTCTGCCCCGTAAGCCCTAAGTCACGCACCGTCTCGCCTATCTGTTTGCGTTGTAGGA is from Capnocytophaga ochracea DSM 7271 and encodes:
- a CDS encoding MalY/PatB family protein, which translates into the protein MNYNFDEVVCRKHTDALKLEALAPRWGRTDLLPMWVADMDFKTPPFIVEVMKKRMECEVFGYTAKPESWYEAIISWQKRRHKWTITKEMISFVPGVVPALAMAVQAFTQRGEKVMIQQPVYNPFAQVIRNNHRELVNCPLELKDGQYYINFKLFEKKIKGCKLFLFCHPHNPGGRVWTREELEKVATICAQNNVIIVADEIHADLTLLPYEHIPFASVSEEAKQNSVVFASPSKAFNMAGLATSYAVIANPTLRRRFESYVEGNELAAGNVFAFNTVVAAYNKGEEWLQQMLTYVQGNIDEVVSYIKENIPQLKVIIPQASYLVFIDFSALQLNQKDIVALCTNRAHLALNDGSIYGEEGNGYMRINLACPRSVVRQALAQLKDAITSI
- the mraY gene encoding phospho-N-acetylmuramoyl-pentapeptide-transferase codes for the protein MLYYLLENLEKYYDFPGSGLYKYLSFRAGLALMLSLLISTIYGKRIIRLLQRKQIGETVRDLGLTGQNEKAGTPTMGGIIIILATLIPVLLLAKLDNVYTLLLLITTVWMGAIGFVDDYIKTFRKNKDGLKGRFKILGQIGLGIIVGATLYFNDNVTIKSEKTGIGRTRTEVVAETATENFVPEVKSTKTTIPFVKNNEFDYADLIAWAGDNYHHYVWLVFIPIVILIVTAVSNGANLTDGIDGLAAGSSAIIVLTLGLFAWISGNIIFSEYLNIMYIPRVGEMTVFIAAFAGALVGFLWYNTYPAQVFMGDTGSLTIGGIIAVIAIAVRKELLLPVLCGIFLIENLSVILQVFYFKYTKKKYGEGRRIFLMSPLHHHYQKKGYHESKIVMRFLIVGIFLAVISIVTLKLR